One part of the Nocardioides zeae genome encodes these proteins:
- a CDS encoding globin has translation MTTTFYDEIGGEPTIRAIVHRFYEGVATDPLLRPMYPEEDLGPAEERFRLFLVQYWGGPSTYSETRGHPRLRMRHAPYAVTPAAAERWLVHFRAGLDSVELTEEQDAQFWAYVTHAAQFMVNTMEDQAPAAGPRA, from the coding sequence ATGACCACCACCTTCTACGACGAGATCGGCGGCGAGCCGACCATCCGGGCGATCGTGCACCGCTTCTACGAGGGTGTGGCGACCGACCCGCTGCTGCGCCCGATGTACCCCGAGGAGGACCTCGGCCCGGCCGAGGAGCGCTTCCGCCTCTTCCTGGTGCAGTACTGGGGTGGCCCGTCGACCTACTCCGAGACGCGCGGACACCCCCGGTTGCGGATGCGGCACGCGCCGTACGCCGTCACGCCGGCGGCCGCCGAGCGCTGGCTCGTGCACTTCCGTGCCGGCCTCGACTCCGTCGAGCTGACCGAGGAGCAGGACGCGCAGTTCTGGGCGTACGTCACCCACGCCGCCCAGTTCATGGTCAACACGATGGAGGACCAGGCGCCCGCAGCTGGACCCAGGGCGTGA
- a CDS encoding mechanosensitive ion channel family protein codes for MLSATTPLIADVTECAPDQTLACRVTFQMTGNEVVADLASTVLSALLALIGIFLVAGVARWVAHRAIDRMVARAATGVLPSGMGRLSRGDRTAGTSADNPLATSRRAQRTRTTGSLLKSIVSAIIGAIVIIMALAELGFNVAPLIASAGVVGVALGFGAQNLVKDFLTGIFMIFEDQIGVGDVVDVGTVSGTVEAVGLRITRLRDTDGTVWYVRNGEILRVGNKSQNWARAIVDVALPYATDVRRFIEVLRDAGHDLWEDDEYRDVLIEEPEVWGVQELTHDLLTVRMTVKTAPLEQWRIARVLRERVKLRLDAAGLDGSPLA; via the coding sequence ATGTTGTCCGCGACCACGCCCCTGATCGCCGACGTCACCGAGTGCGCGCCCGACCAGACGCTCGCCTGCCGCGTGACCTTCCAGATGACCGGGAACGAGGTGGTCGCCGACCTGGCCAGCACCGTGCTGTCGGCGCTGCTCGCCCTCATCGGCATCTTCCTCGTCGCCGGGGTCGCCCGCTGGGTGGCGCACCGGGCCATCGACCGGATGGTCGCGCGGGCCGCCACCGGCGTGCTGCCCTCGGGGATGGGTCGGCTGAGCCGGGGCGACCGCACGGCGGGCACCAGCGCCGACAACCCGCTGGCCACCTCACGCCGCGCCCAGCGCACCCGCACGACGGGGTCGCTGCTGAAGAGCATCGTCTCCGCCATCATCGGCGCGATCGTCATCATCATGGCGCTGGCCGAGCTGGGCTTCAACGTCGCGCCGCTCATCGCCAGCGCCGGCGTCGTGGGCGTCGCGCTCGGCTTCGGCGCGCAGAACCTGGTCAAGGACTTCCTGACCGGCATCTTCATGATCTTCGAGGACCAGATCGGCGTGGGCGACGTCGTCGACGTCGGCACCGTGTCGGGCACCGTCGAGGCGGTCGGCCTGCGGATCACCCGCCTGCGGGACACCGACGGCACGGTCTGGTACGTGCGCAACGGCGAGATCCTGCGGGTCGGCAACAAGTCGCAGAACTGGGCCCGCGCGATCGTCGACGTGGCCCTGCCCTACGCGACCGACGTGCGTCGCTTCATCGAGGTGCTCCGCGACGCCGGCCACGACCTGTGGGAGGACGACGAGTACCGCGACGTGCTCATCGAGGAGCCGGAGGTGTGGGGCGTGCAGGAGCTCACCCACGACCTGTTGACCGTGCGCATGACGGTGAAGACCGCTCCCCTCGAGCAGTGGCGGATCGCCCGCGTGCTCCGGGAGCGCGTCAAGCTGCGCCTCGACGCCGCCGGGCTCGACGGCTCGCCGCTCGCCTGA